From Mycobacteriales bacterium, one genomic window encodes:
- a CDS encoding matrixin family metalloprotease — MRLRATLLALLAAPVVALPATADGECTDPKICSSFSLLGARWPADTQGRVVVDYWVNPTTWHVSAEEAVGLFQAAAATWEAAHPRLDLRYRGTVDTPPDLDDGRSVFGFSAPLLPVVEGAHASVRQVDGVIQEADIVINITAGGTWQQCEQRDGACGGHADEIQTPVGSTHTWMGELQGIATHEIGHVLGLDHADDGDVVLTMHLINDTAEGMRYQTLGRGDVRGIRALYPCRGCPAPKVFAP, encoded by the coding sequence GTGCGCCTGCGCGCAACCCTGCTCGCCCTGCTCGCCGCCCCCGTCGTCGCGCTGCCGGCAACAGCGGACGGCGAGTGCACCGATCCCAAGATCTGCAGCTCCTTCTCGCTGCTGGGCGCACGCTGGCCCGCCGACACCCAGGGGCGCGTGGTCGTCGACTACTGGGTCAACCCCACGACGTGGCACGTCTCGGCCGAGGAGGCGGTCGGGCTCTTCCAGGCCGCGGCGGCGACCTGGGAGGCGGCACACCCACGCCTGGACCTGCGCTACCGCGGCACCGTCGACACGCCGCCCGACCTCGACGACGGGCGCAGCGTCTTCGGCTTCTCGGCGCCGCTCCTGCCGGTCGTCGAGGGGGCACACGCGAGCGTCCGCCAGGTCGACGGCGTGATCCAGGAGGCCGACATCGTCATCAACATCACGGCCGGCGGGACCTGGCAGCAGTGCGAGCAGCGCGACGGCGCGTGCGGTGGCCACGCCGACGAGATCCAGACCCCGGTCGGCTCGACCCACACCTGGATGGGCGAGCTGCAGGGCATCGCCACCCACGAGATCGGGCACGTCCTCGGGCTCGACCACGCCGACGACGGCGACGTCGTCCTCACCATGCACCTGATCAACGACACCGCTGAGGGCATGCGCTACCAGACGCTCGGGCGCGGTGACGTCCGCGGCATCCGTGCCCTCTACCCCTGCCGGGGCTGCCCCGCGCCGAAGGTCTTCGCCCCCTGA